Proteins found in one Vallitalea guaymasensis genomic segment:
- a CDS encoding iron-containing alcohol dehydrogenase — translation MVNFNFAKVPQTIFHPGSINEIDSLHIVKSAKNILLVTGANSFRNSKYYGKLLEKMVNTNIYETRVVREPSPESIDNEVNKHREHDIELVIAIGGGSVMDAGKAISAMLTQKDSVMAYIEGVGDGKIHNGDKIPLIAIPTTSGTGSETTKNAVLSKVGKRGFKKSIRHENFVPDIVILDPELMINCPSNVTAASGLDALTQLIGSYVSTKAYPMTEALAVSGIEYFGKSFLSVCKNEYDSIEKRASMAYASYISGITLANAGLGIVHGFASSVGGYADIPHGVLCGTLLPEAVKLNIKLLQEQQDEIYLKKYAKVGAILTGSDEKNIDTSCKELVNILEYWINELKIPRLKEFGITEEDLDCIVKATNNKNNPVNLSNEQMKSILLSRL, via the coding sequence ATGGTAAACTTCAATTTTGCTAAAGTACCACAAACGATTTTCCATCCAGGAAGTATTAATGAGATAGATTCTTTGCATATTGTAAAAAGTGCAAAAAATATATTACTTGTCACAGGAGCAAACTCTTTTAGAAATTCTAAGTATTATGGAAAATTATTAGAGAAGATGGTAAATACTAATATATATGAGACAAGAGTAGTAAGAGAGCCTTCTCCAGAAAGTATAGATAATGAAGTAAACAAGCACAGAGAACATGATATTGAATTAGTGATTGCCATTGGCGGAGGCAGTGTCATGGATGCAGGTAAAGCTATTTCTGCAATGTTGACTCAAAAAGACTCAGTCATGGCATATATAGAAGGAGTAGGGGATGGAAAGATTCATAATGGGGATAAAATACCTCTCATTGCAATACCTACTACTTCAGGAACTGGTAGTGAGACAACGAAAAATGCTGTTTTAAGCAAAGTGGGAAAAAGAGGATTCAAGAAATCCATACGTCACGAGAATTTTGTACCAGATATAGTTATATTGGATCCAGAACTAATGATTAACTGTCCATCTAATGTAACAGCTGCTAGTGGGTTAGATGCACTGACTCAATTAATAGGTTCCTACGTATCCACCAAAGCGTATCCTATGACAGAGGCATTAGCCGTTTCAGGTATAGAATACTTTGGTAAATCTTTTCTGTCAGTATGTAAGAACGAATATGATTCTATAGAAAAACGTGCTAGTATGGCTTATGCTTCTTATATATCAGGGATTACATTAGCAAATGCAGGTCTTGGCATTGTTCATGGTTTTGCTTCAAGTGTAGGTGGTTATGCAGATATACCACATGGGGTTTTATGCGGTACATTGTTGCCTGAGGCAGTCAAACTTAATATTAAGCTATTACAAGAACAACAAGATGAGATTTATTTGAAGAAATATGCTAAAGTAGGTGCCATACTTACAGGAAGTGATGAAAAAAATATAGATACATCTTGCAAAGAATTGGTAAATATCTTAGAGTATTGGATAAATGAACTGAAGATACCAAGACTTAAGGAGTTTGGTATTACAGAAGAAGATTTGGATTGTATTGTAAAAGCAACTAATAATAAAAATAATCCTGTTAATCTAAGTAACGAACAAATGAAAAGTATACTTTTATCAAGATTATAA
- a CDS encoding SOS response-associated peptidase — protein MCGRFVLTLDYDMLVDILKGRFDIENIASNLDYIPRYNIAPSQQVLSVASNGKKDRIGYLRWGFVPSWAKDTKIGYKMINARSESVETKPSYKKSFINNRCVILSNGFYEWKKEKNSKKPMFITMRNNKLFCMAGLYSIYYTKDKQKISTCTILTTTPNTLMSNIHNRMPVILNKDDEKSWLNPNIKDITYLKSLLKPYPTSEMEAYEVSSLVNSPKNESPLCTKPVSS, from the coding sequence ATGTGCGGTCGTTTTGTTTTAACATTAGATTATGACATGTTGGTTGATATCTTAAAAGGTAGATTCGACATAGAAAACATAGCTTCCAATCTTGACTATATTCCTCGTTATAATATTGCTCCAAGCCAACAAGTTCTATCTGTTGCCTCAAATGGCAAAAAAGATAGAATAGGTTATTTACGATGGGGTTTTGTTCCTTCTTGGGCAAAAGATACAAAAATAGGATATAAAATGATTAATGCAAGAAGCGAATCTGTAGAAACAAAACCATCTTATAAAAAATCCTTTATAAACAATAGATGTGTTATATTATCTAACGGGTTCTATGAATGGAAAAAAGAAAAAAACAGTAAAAAACCAATGTTTATCACTATGAGAAACAACAAACTATTTTGTATGGCTGGTCTATATAGTATATATTACACTAAGGACAAACAAAAAATAAGTACTTGTACAATATTAACTACTACACCCAACACTTTAATGTCCAATATCCATAACAGAATGCCTGTAATATTGAATAAAGACGATGAAAAAAGTTGGCTGAATCCTAATATAAAAGATATAACTTATCTAAAATCATTACTGAAACCATACCCAACTTCAGAAATGGAAGCTTATGAGGTATCCAGTCTAGTCAACTCACCAAAAAATGAAAGCCCGTTATGTACAAAACCTGTATCTTCTTGA
- a CDS encoding ABC transporter ATP-binding protein, protein MFELQGVKFKHIIDLPSLKIQKNKITTLVGESGGGKTTILKLLNKMISPTEGKILFQGKPLDEIDSITHRRQVTMLSQTPIVFEGNIKDNLLAGLKFQDKEFPDDDCLKEILRKVQLNKNLDDDAELLSGGEKQRLSLGRILLLDSPVYLLDEPSSALDDSTEDLIIQMITKFVKENNKTLIMVTHSKEIANKYSDTIIKINKGKHKMEGDI, encoded by the coding sequence ATGTTTGAATTACAAGGTGTGAAATTTAAACACATAATAGATTTACCATCATTAAAAATTCAAAAAAATAAAATTACAACATTAGTAGGGGAAAGTGGAGGAGGAAAAACAACAATACTCAAATTGTTAAACAAAATGATTTCACCTACAGAAGGTAAGATATTATTTCAAGGTAAACCACTTGATGAAATAGATTCAATTACACATCGCAGACAAGTAACAATGCTATCCCAAACCCCAATTGTATTTGAAGGCAATATCAAAGATAATCTTCTAGCTGGATTGAAATTCCAAGATAAAGAATTCCCGGATGATGATTGTCTAAAAGAGATATTAAGAAAAGTCCAATTGAATAAAAATCTTGATGATGATGCAGAACTTCTGTCAGGTGGAGAAAAACAAAGACTATCCTTAGGAAGAATCCTTCTCCTTGATTCACCTGTGTATCTATTAGACGAACCATCATCAGCCTTAGATGACAGTACAGAAGACCTAATAATACAGATGATCACCAAATTTGTAAAAGAAAACAACAAAACCCTCATAATGGTAACTCATTCCAAAGAAATAGCAAACAAATATTCTGATACAATAATAAAAATAAATAAAGGAAAACATAAAATGGAGGGAGACATATGA
- the tyrS gene encoding tyrosine--tRNA ligase: MDRNVFETLLERGYVYQSTHEEDIRESLNSGSPVTFYLGIDPTADSLHIGHFFALMMFRYLQDAGHRGILVIGGATALIGDPSGKSDMRKMLTKEQVAYNVEEVKRLASRFIKTDGDNPALILSNAEWINPYNFIDFMRDIGVHFNVNTMLSADAYSKRLEEGGLTFLEMGYMLMQSYDFVYLNKKYGCTLQIGGSDQWGNIVAGTNLGRKLNIANNDERDIMFGLTCPLLMTREGKKMGKTESGTLWVARDKTTVFDFYQYFYNVNDDDTEMLLRLFTRVPMDEIVDLCKEDIRGAKRLMAYEITKLVHGKEEADKVLKTITELFDKNKISSDMPAIEVEEKLIKDGISVIDLLFECEFVSTKSEGRRLIKQGGISINGVKVEDVDLVVGEDRVENGEIVLKRGKKKYLKVVVK; encoded by the coding sequence ATGGATAGAAATGTTTTTGAAACTTTACTAGAGAGAGGTTATGTATACCAATCCACACACGAAGAAGATATTAGAGAATCACTGAACAGCGGTTCACCTGTTACATTTTACTTGGGTATTGACCCTACTGCTGACAGCTTGCATATAGGACACTTTTTTGCGTTAATGATGTTTAGATATTTACAGGATGCTGGACACAGAGGTATTCTAGTTATCGGTGGTGCAACTGCACTTATTGGTGATCCTAGTGGTAAGAGTGATATGAGAAAAATGCTTACGAAAGAACAAGTAGCATATAATGTGGAAGAAGTTAAACGTCTTGCAAGTAGATTCATCAAGACTGATGGTGATAATCCAGCTTTAATCCTTAGTAATGCAGAGTGGATTAATCCTTATAATTTTATTGATTTCATGAGAGATATAGGTGTTCATTTTAATGTTAATACTATGCTTTCAGCTGATGCTTATTCTAAGAGATTAGAAGAAGGCGGACTTACATTCTTAGAGATGGGATATATGCTTATGCAGTCCTATGATTTTGTTTACTTGAATAAAAAGTACGGTTGTACTTTGCAAATCGGTGGCAGTGACCAATGGGGAAATATTGTTGCTGGAACTAATCTTGGAAGAAAACTTAATATAGCTAATAATGATGAAAGAGATATTATGTTTGGACTTACTTGTCCTCTACTTATGACAAGAGAAGGTAAAAAAATGGGTAAAACTGAATCTGGTACGTTATGGGTGGCTAGAGATAAAACTACTGTTTTTGATTTTTACCAATACTTTTACAATGTGAATGATGATGATACTGAGATGTTATTGCGTTTGTTTACTAGAGTACCTATGGATGAGATTGTAGATTTATGTAAAGAAGATATTCGTGGTGCTAAGAGGTTGATGGCTTATGAAATAACTAAGTTGGTTCATGGTAAGGAAGAGGCTGATAAGGTTCTTAAGACTATTACTGAGTTATTTGATAAGAATAAGATTTCTAGTGATATGCCTGCTATTGAGGTTGAAGAGAAATTGATAAAAGATGGTATTTCTGTTATTGATTTATTGTTTGAGTGTGAATTTGTGAGTACTAAGTCAGAAGGCAGACGATTAATTAAGCAGGGTGGTATTAGTATTAATGGAGTTAAGGTGGAAGATGTTGATTTAGTTGTTGGTGAAGATAGGGTTGAGAATGGTGAGATTGTTTTGAAGAGGGGTAAGAAGAAGTATTTGAAGGTGGTTGTCAAATAA
- a CDS encoding flavodoxin family protein codes for MDNGKKLIVFYSLGGNTRFIAEEIKKEENADLLELKLKKDIKSKGFLKYLIGGRQAITDKKPELLPYDVNLDDYETIFIGSPIWASHFSPAVNTFLSENAILNKNIALFCCHAGGGEGKAFKHYKERLKGNRFIGEIEIKDPLKAKTESVNKLKNWLKNI; via the coding sequence ATGGATAATGGTAAGAAACTTATTGTATTTTACTCTTTAGGTGGAAACACAAGATTTATTGCCGAGGAAATAAAAAAAGAAGAAAATGCCGATTTATTAGAACTGAAACTAAAAAAAGACATTAAATCAAAAGGATTCTTAAAGTATTTAATAGGGGGAAGACAAGCAATAACGGATAAAAAACCAGAATTATTGCCATATGACGTTAACCTAGATGATTATGAAACAATCTTTATAGGTTCACCTATATGGGCTAGTCATTTTTCACCAGCAGTAAACACTTTTTTATCAGAGAATGCAATACTAAATAAAAATATTGCCCTTTTCTGTTGCCATGCTGGTGGAGGCGAGGGAAAAGCTTTTAAACATTATAAAGAGAGATTAAAAGGTAACAGATTCATCGGAGAAATTGAAATAAAAGATCCTCTAAAAGCCAAGACTGAGTCTGTTAACAAATTAAAAAATTGGTTGAAGAATATATAG
- a CDS encoding VanW family protein yields the protein MFGKQKNGMKFLRTRLFLDNLKSFIKGWLLKFTNMKIGNQESISEWHLISEYKIDINWREELGEVNHSRIHNMSLGADTINGTLLKPGKVFSLRKILGEATIQKGYAQGPVFRNGKTTYTTGGGLCLDSSVLFNAVLYGNLKILEKYNHSTDLWGEDRFVDLGRDATYVYGRKDLKFQNNTNSDIVINMGVSKEDLYIWCKILSRDQVVTKVRVEKNILNELLPEDSENIEFVKGWEVITNRYSQLDDGEMLTYSKKEIYKPFVKGIS from the coding sequence GTGTTTGGTAAACAGAAAAATGGGATGAAATTTCTTAGGACAAGGTTATTCTTGGATAACTTGAAAAGTTTTATAAAAGGCTGGTTGCTTAAGTTTACTAATATGAAAATCGGGAACCAAGAAAGTATTAGTGAATGGCATCTTATATCTGAATACAAAATAGATATTAATTGGAGAGAGGAATTAGGAGAGGTAAATCATAGCAGAATACATAACATGAGCCTAGGGGCAGATACAATCAATGGAACACTGCTTAAGCCTGGTAAGGTATTTTCCTTAAGAAAGATTCTAGGAGAGGCGACTATACAGAAAGGATATGCACAGGGACCTGTTTTCAGAAATGGTAAAACTACTTATACTACAGGTGGGGGGCTTTGTCTAGATAGTTCAGTTTTGTTTAATGCTGTATTATATGGTAATCTGAAAATATTAGAAAAATATAATCATAGTACCGACTTATGGGGAGAAGATAGATTTGTAGATCTTGGCAGAGATGCAACCTATGTTTACGGAAGAAAAGATTTGAAATTTCAAAATAACACTAATTCAGATATAGTAATTAACATGGGTGTATCAAAAGAAGACTTGTATATATGGTGTAAGATACTATCTAGAGATCAAGTGGTAACCAAGGTCAGGGTTGAAAAGAATATATTGAATGAATTGTTGCCTGAGGATAGCGAGAATATAGAATTTGTTAAAGGGTGGGAAGTTATAACTAATAGATATAGTCAATTAGATGATGGAGAAATGCTTACTTATTCTAAGAAAGAGATATATAAACCTTTTGTGAAGGGTATAAGTTAA
- a CDS encoding PadR family transcriptional regulator codes for MKNSISKRLFQGFICLHILHHASKEPIYGSWMLEELSEHGYKLSPGTLYPILHNLEKEGFINHYNEKVKGKIRKYYSITEEGKKELKESKRYLAELIGEIGVEEEE; via the coding sequence ATGAAAAATAGTATAAGTAAAAGATTATTTCAAGGTTTTATATGCCTGCACATTTTACATCACGCAAGTAAAGAACCTATATATGGGAGCTGGATGCTGGAGGAATTATCAGAACATGGGTATAAACTTAGTCCAGGAACTCTGTATCCTATATTACACAATCTTGAAAAAGAGGGATTCATTAATCATTATAATGAAAAGGTAAAAGGGAAGATCAGGAAATATTACTCCATTACAGAAGAAGGAAAAAAAGAGTTAAAGGAATCAAAGAGATATTTGGCAGAACTTATAGGTGAAATAGGAGTTGAAGAGGAGGAATAA
- a CDS encoding ABC transporter permease, producing the protein MNGIIDLTVIQVALAYIFVLFVLVIVRLRGINREKEIIISSIRMTLQLILTGHVLLFVFNNPNPYITIAIIIIMEIFAIYTIFKKFKTKLSPQLKKVIALSMSIGTLICLTYFLFVVIRIPKWYEPQYFIPIAGMLIGNSMTGISLGINSLIEGMTTNKATIEEALILGATPQLASKNVINKAFDSAILPTINSMLGMGIIFLPGMMTGQILAGVIPTTAITYQIAIMLGIFGSVSLTVIIMLHLGYKTFFNKQNQLQN; encoded by the coding sequence ATGAATGGAATTATAGACTTAACAGTCATACAAGTAGCACTAGCCTATATTTTTGTGCTTTTTGTACTTGTCATAGTGAGGCTCAGAGGAATCAACAGAGAAAAAGAAATAATAATATCATCAATAAGAATGACCCTACAACTTATCCTTACCGGTCACGTACTACTATTTGTATTTAACAACCCAAATCCCTATATCACCATAGCCATAATAATAATAATGGAGATTTTTGCAATATACACCATATTCAAAAAATTCAAAACAAAACTATCACCACAGCTAAAAAAAGTCATAGCACTATCAATGAGCATCGGCACATTAATATGCCTGACCTACTTTTTATTTGTAGTCATCCGTATTCCAAAATGGTATGAACCCCAATACTTTATCCCCATAGCCGGAATGCTCATAGGAAACTCAATGACAGGCATCTCTCTAGGAATAAACTCACTAATAGAAGGAATGACAACCAATAAAGCTACAATAGAAGAAGCGCTAATCCTAGGCGCAACCCCACAACTAGCTTCCAAAAATGTAATAAATAAAGCCTTCGACTCCGCAATACTCCCAACAATCAATTCAATGCTGGGAATGGGAATAATCTTTCTCCCAGGTATGATGACCGGTCAAATACTAGCAGGAGTAATACCAACAACCGCCATAACATACCAAATAGCCATCATGCTAGGCATCTTCGGCTCAGTATCATTAACCGTAATAATAATGCTCCACCTAGGATACAAAACATTCTTCAACAAACAAAACCAACTACAAAACTAA